The proteins below come from a single Ruegeria sp. SCSIO 43209 genomic window:
- a CDS encoding ABC transporter ATP-binding protein/permease, translating into MRQPSAIKTDTDEHRSGWRTIRKVSPYLWPEDEPWVKRRVILAMAMLVLAKLIAVYTPILYKGAVDGLAGEGVPPLALGAIGLTVAYGVARMMTVGFQQLRDAFFAPVGQRALRALALETFQHIHQLSMRYHVTRRTGGLSRIIERGVKGVEFLLRFLLFSIGPLILELLLVSIILLWLFDVWYLVVVAVTIALYIWFTFAVTEWRVKLRREMNDQDTEANQRAIDSLLNFETVKYFNAETREAERYDVSMKGYAKAALKTAYSLAFLNFGQSFLITCGLIGVMVLAAMGVQKGALTVGDFVMVNAYMIQITVPLNFLGTVYREIRQSLVDMGQMFDLLEQPAEVMDKPCAPNLKVNGGEVTLEDVRFGYEPDREILKGVSLAVPAGQTVAIVGATGSGKSTIGRLLFRFYDVTGGSLKIDGQDVRDVSQSSLHASIGVVPQDTVLFNDTIRYNIAYGREGATQQDVEAAAKSAQIHDFIVSLPEGYDTKVGERGLKLSGGEKQRVGIARTLLKNPPILLLDEATSALDTDTEQDIKDALARAGEGRTVITIAHRLSTIAEADRIVVLERGEIIEQGTHDELLSREGRYAQLWSRQQADSEAA; encoded by the coding sequence ATGAGACAACCATCCGCGATCAAAACCGACACGGACGAGCATCGTTCGGGCTGGCGAACCATCCGCAAGGTTTCGCCCTATCTTTGGCCCGAGGACGAGCCATGGGTGAAACGGCGTGTCATTTTGGCGATGGCGATGCTGGTGCTGGCCAAGCTGATCGCTGTGTATACTCCCATCCTGTACAAAGGTGCCGTGGATGGTTTGGCGGGCGAAGGTGTACCGCCGCTTGCGTTGGGTGCGATTGGATTGACCGTTGCCTATGGTGTGGCCCGCATGATGACTGTTGGCTTCCAGCAATTGCGGGATGCGTTCTTTGCACCGGTTGGGCAACGCGCGCTGCGAGCGCTGGCGCTTGAGACGTTCCAGCACATTCACCAGCTCTCGATGCGCTATCACGTGACCCGGCGCACGGGTGGTCTCAGCCGGATAATCGAGCGGGGCGTGAAAGGCGTAGAGTTTCTGTTGCGGTTTCTGCTGTTTTCAATCGGGCCGCTGATCCTGGAATTGCTTCTGGTGTCGATCATCCTGCTATGGTTATTCGACGTCTGGTATCTGGTCGTCGTTGCGGTGACGATTGCGCTTTACATATGGTTCACCTTTGCGGTGACCGAGTGGCGCGTGAAGCTGCGGCGCGAGATGAACGATCAGGATACCGAGGCCAACCAGCGCGCCATCGACAGCCTGCTGAACTTCGAAACAGTCAAGTATTTCAATGCCGAAACCCGCGAAGCCGAACGGTATGATGTTTCGATGAAAGGTTACGCGAAGGCTGCGCTGAAGACGGCCTATTCGCTGGCATTCCTGAATTTTGGTCAGTCGTTCCTGATCACATGTGGCCTGATTGGCGTGATGGTTCTGGCTGCAATGGGCGTGCAGAAGGGGGCGCTGACCGTCGGCGATTTCGTGATGGTTAATGCTTACATGATCCAGATAACCGTTCCGCTGAATTTTCTTGGCACGGTGTACCGCGAAATTCGTCAATCACTGGTGGATATGGGGCAGATGTTTGATCTGTTGGAACAGCCAGCAGAAGTGATGGACAAACCCTGCGCCCCGAACCTGAAGGTAAATGGTGGGGAGGTCACGCTTGAAGATGTCCGCTTTGGATACGAGCCTGATCGCGAAATCCTCAAGGGCGTTTCCTTGGCCGTACCAGCCGGTCAGACCGTTGCGATTGTCGGCGCCACCGGGTCTGGGAAATCCACAATCGGGCGGCTGCTGTTTCGGTTCTACGATGTCACCGGCGGGTCGCTGAAGATCGACGGGCAGGATGTGCGCGATGTTAGCCAGTCAAGCCTGCATGCCTCAATCGGCGTCGTTCCGCAGGATACGGTCCTGTTCAATGACACGATCCGATACAATATCGCTTATGGGCGTGAAGGCGCGACCCAGCAGGATGTAGAGGCCGCCGCCAAATCCGCGCAGATTCATGATTTCATCGTCAGCCTGCCAGAAGGGTACGATACCAAGGTCGGCGAACGCGGCCTGAAACTATCAGGCGGTGAAAAGCAACGCGTCGGCATCGCCCGAACCTTGCTAAAAAACCCGCCGATCCTGTTGTTGGACGAGGCGACGTCAGCCTTGGATACGGATACCGAGCAGGACATCAAAGATGCTTTGGCCCGGGCGGGTGAGGGGCGGACGGTGATCACCATCGCACACCGCCTTAGCACCATTGCCGAAGCCGATCGGATCGTCGTTCTGGAACGTGGTGAGATCATCGAGCAGGGCACGCATGATGAGCTGCTCAGCCGCGAAGGGCGATATGCCCAGCTATGGAGCCGTCAACAGGCCGACAGCGAAGCGGCCTAG
- a CDS encoding FkbM family methyltransferase, translated as MLTQARKMFYRARGYYAGNLNGEPFRLDPYHSKFWRKVSAGEWEPETFSVLDHYLSPEKDYLDIGAWIGPTVLYAARRARHVWCFEPDPVAYRHLVWNLELNDIRNVSAFSIALSDGFGVTRMASAHGEAGDSTSSLLHEGSHGTDALTIGWDQFSESVDLTNVSLAKMDIEGAEFSVLPSMLPWLEKDNPALFLSTHAPYLSADNRSAAMKKLSEDLAFYSHCHDPHTGETGKSALTGKRALTQFPTFLFSANS; from the coding sequence ATGCTGACACAGGCGCGCAAAATGTTCTATCGCGCCCGCGGATACTATGCGGGCAACTTGAACGGTGAACCCTTTCGCCTGGACCCCTACCACTCGAAATTCTGGCGCAAGGTATCAGCCGGGGAGTGGGAACCTGAGACATTTTCGGTGCTGGACCACTATCTGTCGCCCGAAAAGGACTATCTTGATATCGGTGCATGGATCGGCCCCACGGTCCTCTATGCCGCGCGCCGCGCTCGCCATGTGTGGTGTTTTGAGCCTGACCCAGTGGCTTACCGCCATTTGGTCTGGAACCTAGAGCTGAACGACATCCGAAACGTATCAGCCTTCAGCATCGCCTTGTCAGATGGGTTTGGAGTGACACGAATGGCTTCAGCGCACGGAGAGGCAGGCGATTCAACGTCATCATTGCTCCACGAAGGAAGCCATGGCACTGACGCACTTACCATCGGTTGGGATCAGTTTTCTGAATCCGTCGACCTGACTAATGTCTCTTTGGCCAAAATGGATATCGAAGGCGCCGAATTTTCGGTCCTGCCTTCTATGCTGCCTTGGTTAGAAAAAGATAACCCTGCGCTGTTTCTCTCAACGCACGCACCTTATCTGAGCGCAGACAACCGCAGCGCGGCCATGAAAAAACTATCAGAAGACCTGGCTTTCTATAGCCATTGCCACGACCCACACACAGGCGAAACCGGCAAGTCAGCCCTCACGGGCAAGCGTGCACTCACTCAATTCCCGACATTCCTGTTCAGCGCGAACTCCTGA
- a CDS encoding LysM peptidoglycan-binding domain-containing protein: MNAKSGSGGSGTFIWGLVAGIVVVLVAGGLYLSGLFGEPEQQAEQEATETSEPIAEVAEPETQPAEAQPESQAAEAGESVAEDTPPEISDQTPDSEEADVPVVAAPVLDQIFVESDGNAVLSGNAEPGSEVSVLLDGETVHSFTVDDSGQFAEFVSIPFADDARGLVLETRKGEDTSRSDDYLIAALPEPVLPTVSEPAADEPVEEVAEAQTTDTETTDQQAANQAETEENEPEVAGAATPPVNETAPATETQPESGDAPDQQVAILRSGEEGVELLQAPTVQDTPPEQIALDTIGYSDAGDVELTGRAQDGSAVRLYLDNQLVADIAPATDGQWRGEVEGIDPGVYTLRVDEVAPDGTVVSRLETPFKREPVEVLRATETTNPGEASTDAPAIRSVTVQKGDTLWAISRDRFGDGVLYVKLFEANKDSIRDPDLIYPGQIFTIPE; encoded by the coding sequence ATGAACGCCAAATCGGGAAGCGGAGGTTCTGGTACCTTCATATGGGGGCTGGTTGCCGGGATCGTTGTGGTGCTCGTTGCGGGCGGGTTGTACCTGTCCGGTCTGTTCGGCGAGCCGGAACAGCAGGCTGAGCAGGAAGCAACCGAAACATCCGAGCCGATTGCGGAGGTCGCTGAGCCGGAAACCCAGCCAGCGGAGGCGCAGCCCGAAAGCCAGGCGGCGGAAGCCGGCGAATCTGTTGCTGAAGACACACCGCCCGAGATTTCCGATCAAACTCCGGATAGCGAAGAAGCGGATGTTCCGGTTGTGGCCGCGCCGGTTCTGGATCAGATATTCGTTGAGTCCGATGGAAACGCGGTACTATCCGGCAATGCCGAGCCGGGGTCCGAGGTCAGTGTTTTGCTGGACGGTGAGACTGTTCACAGCTTCACCGTCGATGACAGCGGCCAGTTCGCCGAGTTTGTATCGATCCCGTTTGCAGACGACGCTCGCGGGCTTGTTCTTGAGACCCGGAAAGGCGAAGACACCAGCCGTTCAGATGATTATCTGATCGCGGCGCTGCCTGAACCGGTCCTGCCGACCGTGTCAGAGCCCGCTGCCGATGAGCCGGTCGAAGAGGTTGCCGAGGCACAGACGACGGATACGGAAACAACCGATCAGCAAGCAGCCAACCAAGCTGAAACCGAAGAGAATGAACCAGAAGTTGCAGGTGCCGCAACGCCACCTGTGAATGAGACCGCGCCCGCGACTGAAACTCAGCCGGAATCAGGCGACGCGCCTGACCAGCAGGTTGCGATCCTGCGCTCGGGCGAAGAAGGGGTTGAACTTTTGCAAGCACCCACTGTTCAGGATACGCCGCCAGAGCAGATTGCCCTGGACACGATTGGCTATTCGGACGCGGGTGATGTGGAATTGACCGGGCGGGCACAGGATGGATCGGCCGTACGCTTGTATCTGGACAACCAGCTTGTGGCCGACATTGCACCAGCGACTGACGGGCAATGGCGCGGCGAGGTCGAGGGCATTGACCCCGGAGTTTACACTCTGAGGGTGGATGAGGTTGCCCCAGATGGCACTGTGGTCAGCAGGCTTGAGACGCCGTTCAAACGCGAACCCGTCGAGGTCCTGCGCGCGACCGAAACCACCAATCCGGGTGAGGCCTCAACCGACGCTCCGGCGATCCGCTCGGTCACGGTTCAAAAGGGTGATACGCTTTGGGCGATCTCGCGCGACCGGTTTGGTGACGGTGTGCTGTATGTCAAACTTTTCGAGGCTAACAAAGATTCGATCCGTGATCCTGACCTGATCTATCCAGGGCAGATTTTCACCATTCCTGAATAA
- a CDS encoding superoxide dismutase — translation MAFELPDLPYAHDALAAKGMSAETLEYHHDLHHKAYVDNGNKLIAGTEWDGKSLEEIIVGTYDANAVAQNGIFNNISQLWNHNQFWEMMGPGGNAMPGELEKALTESFGSVDEFKSQFSAAGAGQFGSGWAWLVKNADGSLAVTKTENGVNPLCFGQTALLGCDVWEHSYYIDFRNKRPAYLSNFLDNLVNWENVASRM, via the coding sequence ATGGCTTTTGAACTTCCTGATCTTCCTTATGCACATGACGCGCTGGCAGCCAAGGGTATGTCCGCGGAAACGCTGGAATATCACCATGACCTGCACCACAAGGCCTATGTCGACAACGGCAACAAGCTGATCGCCGGCACCGAGTGGGACGGCAAGTCACTGGAAGAGATCATCGTTGGCACATACGACGCAAATGCCGTCGCGCAGAACGGTATCTTCAACAACATCAGCCAGCTGTGGAACCACAACCAGTTCTGGGAGATGATGGGCCCCGGTGGCAACGCGATGCCCGGTGAGCTGGAGAAGGCTCTGACCGAGAGCTTTGGTTCGGTTGACGAATTCAAGTCGCAGTTCAGCGCTGCCGGTGCCGGTCAGTTTGGTTCCGGCTGGGCGTGGCTGGTCAAGAATGCCGACGGTTCGTTGGCAGTGACGAAAACTGAAAACGGTGTGAACCCGCTGTGCTTCGGTCAAACCGCACTGCTTGGTTGTGATGTGTGGGAGCATTCCTATTACATCGATTTCCGCAACAAGCGTCCGGCCTACCTGTCGAACTTCCTCGACAACCTGGTGAACTGGGAAAACGTAGCCTCGCGGATGTGA
- a CDS encoding TIGR00730 family Rossman fold protein, with translation MSQKSVCVYCGSRNGVNPAYSAAAHSFGTLLANEGWRLVYGAGDVGLMGEVARAAQSSGGDTFGVIPVHLLQREVGKTDLTRFIVTETMHERKKVMIMNADAVVVLPGGPGSLDELFEALTWRQLGLHDKPILVMNVDGYWDTLHTLLDQLIGQGFADGSLAEFITWVDTPDATMSALRKLLN, from the coding sequence ATGTCCCAGAAATCCGTCTGTGTGTATTGCGGGTCACGCAATGGTGTGAATCCTGCCTACTCCGCCGCTGCCCACAGCTTTGGAACCTTGTTGGCCAACGAAGGCTGGCGGCTGGTCTACGGGGCCGGAGATGTGGGTCTTATGGGCGAGGTCGCGCGGGCGGCACAATCGTCCGGCGGCGATACATTTGGGGTGATCCCGGTGCACTTGCTTCAGCGCGAGGTCGGCAAGACCGACCTTACCCGGTTCATCGTGACCGAGACGATGCACGAGCGTAAAAAAGTGATGATCATGAACGCGGATGCCGTAGTTGTCCTGCCCGGCGGCCCCGGATCATTGGACGAACTTTTCGAAGCACTGACATGGCGGCAACTGGGGCTTCATGACAAACCCATTCTGGTGATGAATGTCGACGGGTACTGGGATACGCTGCACACGCTGCTGGATCAACTGATCGGTCAGGGGTTTGCAGATGGTTCTCTGGCAGAATTCATCACCTGGGTCGACACACCGGATGCGACCATGTCCGCGCTTCGCAAATTACTGAACTAA
- a CDS encoding sarcosine oxidase subunit alpha family protein: MSTRLAKHGRLIDRSKKVNFTFNGTSMQGYEGDTLASALLANDQMIMGRSFKYHRPRGVVASGAEEPNALVGLGEGNRFEPNQRATTTELFNGLTSASQNHWPNLEFDIGAINTHLSRFLPAGFYYKMFIHPKPFWKHVYEPFIRQSAGLGKAPDKDNRDADTYEHFYAFTDVLVIGGGIAGLQAAKVAAQTGAKVMLIEQTAHWGGRAPVDGGTINGEPVDKFVEQLVSELETMDNVTMRNRCMGAGVYDHGYVLGYERLTDHKPGVQGPRHRLWRIRAKQVVTATGAIERPLSFAGNDVPGVMLASAMRDYVVNWGVTPGERVIVATNNDDAYRTAITLKQAGVDVLRVVDARDTAGPLAEEARQLGIRVDPGKAIAKVKGGKRVKKVAICNQEGIGGAREEVECDAIAMSGGWSPVVHMWSHCGGKLIWDEANAHFRPDPSRPPLGADGAGFVLAAGASNGPLALGDVLKDADTAGKAAAKAVGFAAKRTKAPVGETTAEAPMAAVWLMPSNAEIDLRMKSWLDFQNDVKVSDVQLAAREGYESVEHTKRYTTLGMATDQGKLSNINGLAILADALDSEIPKVGTTTFRPPYTPISMASIGGEARGEVFQPIRQTPMHNWHDKNGADWEPVGHWRRTYAYVRPGESVHDAVNREVKNTRENLGLLDASTLGKLIVKGPDAGKFLDMMYTNMMSTLKVGKCRYGLMCSENGFLIDDGVVARIDEDTWLCHTTTGGAERIHGHMEEWLQTEWWDWKVYVANVTEQYAQVAVVGPNARKVLEKLGGMDLSKEALPFMEWRDGKIGAFDARAYRISFSGELSYEIAVPASQGQAFWDALIEAGQEFGVMPYGTECLHILRAEKGFIMIGDETDGTVIPQDLGLHWALSKKKEDYLGKRAHSRTHMADPERWKLVGLETVDGSVLPDGAYAVGEGVNANGQRNMIGRVTSTYYSANLGKGIAMGLIKHGPDRMGEVVEFPGTDGKTYKAKIVDPIFYDKDGEKQNV; the protein is encoded by the coding sequence ATGAGCACCCGTCTCGCAAAACATGGCCGTTTGATTGATCGGTCGAAAAAGGTCAACTTCACCTTCAACGGCACCTCGATGCAGGGCTACGAGGGCGATACGCTCGCGTCTGCCTTGCTGGCAAATGATCAGATGATCATGGGCCGGTCGTTCAAGTATCACCGCCCGCGCGGCGTGGTCGCCAGTGGCGCGGAAGAGCCAAACGCTCTGGTCGGTCTGGGTGAGGGCAACCGGTTTGAGCCGAACCAGCGCGCCACCACGACAGAGCTGTTCAATGGTCTGACATCCGCATCACAGAACCACTGGCCGAACCTCGAGTTCGACATCGGCGCGATCAATACGCATCTGTCGCGGTTTCTGCCAGCCGGTTTCTATTACAAGATGTTCATCCATCCGAAACCGTTCTGGAAACATGTTTACGAGCCGTTTATTCGCCAGTCGGCGGGTTTGGGCAAAGCGCCCGACAAGGACAACCGTGACGCGGACACATACGAGCACTTTTACGCCTTCACTGATGTCTTGGTGATTGGTGGTGGTATCGCGGGTTTGCAGGCCGCCAAGGTGGCAGCCCAAACCGGTGCCAAGGTGATGCTGATCGAGCAGACTGCGCACTGGGGTGGTCGTGCTCCGGTTGATGGCGGAACCATCAATGGTGAGCCTGTGGATAAGTTCGTGGAACAATTGGTTTCCGAACTCGAAACAATGGACAACGTCACCATGCGCAATCGCTGCATGGGCGCTGGTGTCTATGACCACGGTTATGTGCTGGGTTATGAGCGCCTGACAGACCACAAGCCGGGTGTTCAGGGCCCGCGTCACCGCCTGTGGCGCATTCGTGCGAAACAGGTCGTGACCGCGACCGGTGCGATTGAGCGTCCGTTGTCGTTCGCAGGCAATGATGTGCCTGGTGTCATGCTGGCCTCGGCCATGCGCGACTATGTGGTCAACTGGGGTGTGACGCCGGGTGAGCGTGTGATTGTCGCCACCAACAATGATGACGCCTACCGGACTGCAATTACCTTGAAGCAGGCCGGTGTCGATGTCCTGCGCGTGGTTGATGCGCGCGACACCGCCGGACCTCTGGCCGAAGAGGCGCGTCAGCTGGGTATCCGCGTCGATCCGGGCAAGGCGATCGCAAAGGTCAAAGGCGGCAAGCGGGTCAAGAAAGTTGCGATCTGCAATCAAGAGGGTATCGGAGGCGCCCGGGAAGAGGTCGAATGCGATGCGATTGCCATGTCAGGTGGCTGGTCTCCGGTCGTGCATATGTGGTCGCATTGCGGCGGCAAGCTGATCTGGGACGAGGCGAACGCGCATTTCCGCCCCGATCCTTCGCGTCCTCCGCTGGGGGCCGACGGTGCAGGTTTTGTTCTGGCGGCAGGGGCTTCGAACGGCCCGCTGGCCCTGGGAGATGTCCTGAAGGATGCAGATACTGCCGGCAAAGCGGCAGCGAAGGCGGTCGGGTTCGCCGCGAAGCGCACCAAAGCGCCAGTTGGTGAGACTACGGCCGAGGCCCCAATGGCCGCTGTCTGGCTCATGCCTTCTAATGCCGAGATTGATCTGCGCATGAAATCGTGGCTGGACTTCCAGAACGACGTCAAGGTCTCGGACGTGCAACTGGCTGCGCGCGAGGGCTATGAAAGTGTCGAGCACACCAAGCGTTACACCACGCTGGGCATGGCAACGGATCAGGGTAAGTTGAGTAATATCAACGGTCTGGCAATCCTTGCTGATGCGCTGGATTCAGAGATCCCGAAGGTCGGTACCACCACCTTCCGCCCGCCATATACTCCAATCTCGATGGCTTCGATTGGTGGTGAAGCGCGTGGTGAGGTGTTCCAGCCGATCCGTCAAACGCCGATGCATAACTGGCACGATAAGAACGGGGCCGATTGGGAGCCGGTCGGCCATTGGCGTCGAACCTATGCCTATGTCCGACCCGGTGAATCCGTGCATGATGCGGTGAATCGCGAGGTTAAAAACACCCGCGAAAACCTCGGGCTGTTGGACGCTTCGACCCTCGGCAAGCTGATCGTCAAAGGCCCCGACGCAGGCAAGTTCCTGGACATGATGTACACCAACATGATGTCCACGCTGAAGGTCGGCAAATGCCGCTATGGCCTGATGTGTTCCGAGAATGGCTTTCTGATCGACGACGGCGTTGTTGCCCGCATCGATGAGGACACGTGGCTGTGCCATACCACCACCGGCGGGGCCGAGCGTATCCATGGCCACATGGAAGAATGGCTGCAGACCGAGTGGTGGGACTGGAAAGTCTACGTCGCGAACGTCACCGAGCAATATGCGCAGGTCGCCGTGGTAGGTCCGAACGCCCGCAAGGTACTTGAGAAGCTGGGCGGCATGGATCTGTCGAAAGAGGCGCTGCCCTTCATGGAATGGCGCGATGGCAAGATCGGCGCGTTCGACGCGCGGGCCTACCGTATCTCGTTCTCGGGTGAGCTGTCCTATGAGATCGCGGTCCCTGCAAGCCAAGGTCAGGCGTTCTGGGACGCTCTGATCGAGGCAGGGCAGGAGTTCGGAGTGATGCCATACGGCACCGAATGTCTGCATATTCTGCGTGCCGAGAAAGGCTTTATCATGATCGGCGATGAGACCGACGGCACCGTGATCCCGCAGGATCTGGGGCTGCACTGGGCGCTGTCCAAAAAGAAAGAGGATTACCTCGGAAAACGCGCCCATTCGCGGACCCATATGGCCGATCCTGAGCGCTGGAAACTGGTTGGTCTTGAGACTGTGGATGGATCGGTTCTGCCGGACGGTGCCTATGCGGTGGGCGAGGGCGTGAATGCGAACGGTCAGCGCAACATGATCGGTCGCGTAACTTCGACCTACTACTCGGCCAATCTGGGCAAAGGCATCGCCATGGGCCTGATCAAACACGGCCCCGACCGGATGGGCGAAGTGGTCGAGTTCCCGGGCACTGACGGCAAAACCTACAAGGCCAAGATCGTGGACCCGATCTTCTATGACAAGGACGGGGAGAAGCAGAATGTCTGA
- a CDS encoding host attachment protein: MAALEQGTWVIIADGEKALVMENITDAQDPNLVVVSVEEQDAAPTKPSDRAGRRPDTGPNQKSAVEEETWKSHAKSLFVQDVANLLNRKGLKGAYKRLVLVASPHVLGLLRRRLHSEVLAKVVAEVDKTLTNHPLHKVERILKTRLAKPA; the protein is encoded by the coding sequence ATGGCTGCACTTGAACAGGGAACATGGGTTATCATCGCCGATGGGGAAAAAGCGCTGGTGATGGAGAATATCACGGACGCACAGGACCCCAACTTGGTCGTCGTGTCGGTCGAAGAACAGGACGCAGCACCGACCAAGCCAAGTGACAGGGCAGGGCGGCGACCCGATACGGGACCGAACCAGAAATCTGCGGTTGAAGAGGAGACATGGAAGTCCCACGCAAAATCTCTGTTCGTTCAGGATGTGGCGAACCTTCTGAATCGCAAGGGGCTGAAAGGGGCCTATAAACGATTGGTATTGGTTGCCAGTCCACATGTTCTGGGCCTGTTGCGCCGTCGGCTGCACAGTGAAGTGCTGGCAAAGGTGGTGGCCGAGGTTGACAAAACACTCACAAACCACCCGTTGCACAAGGTCGAACGGATATTGAAGACCCGATTGGCAAAACCTGCCTAA
- a CDS encoding sarcosine oxidase subunit gamma yields the protein MSEPISALNHASYDGIAKIEECGLQGMITLRGDLSDKVLAKAVKDATGQKVPGQREAFVNGDTGVCWMSTDELLVLVPYAEVEAKLAAMTNALSGTHALAVNVSDARAVFRVSGANAREVLGKLAPVELSAEAFQPGQIRRSRLAQVSGAFWMDDAETFRIVCFRSAADYAFKLLKVAAQPGSEVGVY from the coding sequence ATGTCTGAACCCATCAGCGCACTGAACCACGCCTCATATGATGGCATCGCCAAGATCGAGGAATGCGGCCTGCAGGGCATGATCACACTGCGCGGTGATCTGTCGGATAAGGTACTGGCTAAGGCTGTCAAAGACGCCACCGGGCAGAAAGTGCCCGGTCAGCGTGAAGCGTTTGTGAATGGCGACACCGGTGTTTGCTGGATGTCCACCGACGAATTGCTGGTGCTTGTGCCTTATGCCGAGGTCGAGGCCAAACTGGCCGCGATGACCAACGCGCTAAGTGGTACGCACGCACTGGCGGTCAACGTCTCCGACGCGCGGGCCGTATTCCGCGTTTCGGGCGCGAACGCGCGCGAGGTATTGGGCAAGCTGGCTCCGGTTGAGCTGTCGGCCGAGGCATTCCAACCCGGCCAGATCCGCCGTTCGCGTTTGGCGCAGGTGTCAGGTGCCTTCTGGATGGACGACGCTGAGACTTTCCGCATCGTCTGCTTCCGCTCTGCGGCGGACTATGCGTTCAAATTGCTGAAGGTTGCGGCGCAGCCCGGCAGCGAGGTCGGGGTTTATTAA